TCATAATTCAAAAGATTTAGCATTAGCTTTATCCATTGAAGCATCTGAACTTTTAGAAATATTTTTATGGAAGAAGAATGAAGATTTTGATAAAGATAAATTGGAAGAAGAATTAGCCGATGTGTTCATGTATGGTTTACTCCTTGCAAATAAGAATAATATAGATATCAATAGTATTATT
This region of Chryseobacterium culicis genomic DNA includes:
- a CDS encoding nucleotide pyrophosphohydrolase — protein: MIDKSTIEKLLKFRDDRDWEQFHNSKDLALALSIEASELLEIFLWKKNEDFDKDKLEEELADVFMYGLLLANKNNIDINSIILKKLQRNNEKYPVEKAKGKSNKYDDL